The Arachis duranensis cultivar V14167 chromosome 2, aradu.V14167.gnm2.J7QH, whole genome shotgun sequence genome has a window encoding:
- the LOC107474321 gene encoding uncharacterized protein LOC107474321 codes for MENDKTSSREEAILDKQDQEEPKQKEEEPQALRKRKQVREEPSQEQRKEVKAYKPPLSYPQRLQKELKDQQFPNFFEVFKKLEINIPLAEALEQMPLYAKFIKELINKKRSWHEKEIMLLTEECSAVIQRGLPPKIKDPGSFFLPCTIGNITIDKALCDLGASINLMPYSMMRRLCIEEVKPIQMSLELVDKSLILPKGVIENLLVKVDKFIFPADFVILDLNEEGGDSIILGRPFLATARAIIDVEHGELTLRVHDERITLNVFQEA; via the coding sequence ATGGAGAATGACAAGACCAGCAGTAGGGAAGAAGCTATACTTGACAAGCAAGACCAAGAAGAACCCAAACAGAAGGAGGAGGAGCCACAAGCTTTAAGGAAAAGGAAGCAAGTTAGGGAGGAACCATCACAAGAACAGAGGAAGGAAGTGAAGGCTTACAAACCTCCTTTGTCGTATCCACAAAGACTACAGAAAGAGCTCAAGGATCAACAATTTCCCAATTTCTTTGAGGTCTTCAAGAAGCTGGAGATTAATATCCCACTTGCTGAAGCATTGGAGCAGATGCCCCTGTATGCTAAATTCATAAAAGAGCTCATCAACAAAAAGAGAAGCTGGCATGAGAAGGAAATAATGCTTCtgactgaagaatgtagtgcagtaATCCAAAGAGGTCTCCCACCAAAAATTAAAGACCCTGGGAGCTTCTTCTTGCCTTGTACCATTGGTAATATAACCATTGACAAGGCACTGTGCGATTTAGGAGCCAGCATCAATCTAATGCCCTATTCTATGATGCGAAGGCTATGTATAGAGGAAGTAAAACCTATACAGATGTCGTTGGAGCTTGTGGATAAATCACTGATACTTCCCAAAGGAGTGATTGAAAACCTCTTGGTCAAGGTGGATAAATTCATATTCCCTGCAGATTTTGTAATCTTAGATCTAAATGAGGAAGGAGGTGACTCCATCATActgggaagacccttcctagccacagcaagggccaTCATCGATGTAGAACATGGAGAACTGACCTTAAGGGTACATGATGAGAGAATCACTTTGAATGTCTTTCAAGAAGCATAG